The Mesorhizobium sp. M1D.F.Ca.ET.043.01.1.1 genome contains a region encoding:
- the nifD gene encoding nitrogenase molybdenum-iron protein alpha chain: MGLDYENDGALHAKLIEDVLSQYPDKAAKRRKKHLSVATSKDEAGGEDKGPSECDVKSNIKSIPGVMTIRGCAYAGSKGVVWGPVKDMVHISHGPVGCGQYSWSQRRNYYVGTTGIDTFVTMQFTSDFQEKDIVFGGDKKLEKIIDEIEDLFPLSGGISVQSECPIGLIGDDIEAVSRKKAKEHEKTIVPVRCEGFRGVSQSLGHHIANDAIRDWVFDKEDVEFESGPYDVNVVGDYNIGGDAWASRILLEEIGLRVVGNWSGDATLAEIERAPKAKLNLIHCYRSMNYICRHMEEKYGIAWMEYNFFGPSQIEASLRNIAKHFGPEIEENTEKVIAKYRPLVDAVIAKYRPRLEGCTVMLYVGGLRPRHVITAYEDLGMVIVGTGYEFAHNDDYQRTGHYVKNGTLVYDDVTSFELEKFIEGIRPDLVGSGIKEKYPVQKMGIPFRQMHSWDYSGPYHGYDGFAIFARDMDLAINNPVWGLYRAPWKKMKDEPLRAVAAE; the protein is encoded by the coding sequence ATGGGCCTCGACTATGAGAATGACGGCGCTTTGCATGCGAAGCTTATCGAGGACGTGCTGTCCCAATATCCAGACAAGGCGGCCAAGCGCCGCAAGAAGCACCTCAGTGTCGCAACGAGCAAGGACGAGGCCGGAGGGGAGGACAAGGGCCCTTCCGAATGCGACGTCAAATCGAACATCAAATCCATTCCGGGCGTGATGACAATCCGCGGCTGCGCCTATGCCGGCTCCAAGGGCGTGGTGTGGGGTCCGGTCAAGGATATGGTCCACATCTCGCACGGGCCGGTCGGCTGTGGGCAATATTCCTGGTCGCAACGCCGCAACTATTACGTCGGCACGACGGGCATCGACACGTTCGTGACAATGCAGTTCACCTCCGACTTCCAGGAGAAGGACATCGTTTTCGGCGGCGACAAGAAGCTGGAAAAGATCATCGACGAGATCGAGGACCTGTTTCCGCTCAGTGGAGGCATCTCGGTGCAGTCCGAATGCCCGATCGGCCTGATCGGGGACGATATCGAGGCAGTGTCGCGCAAGAAAGCCAAGGAGCACGAAAAGACGATTGTACCGGTGCGCTGCGAAGGTTTCCGCGGCGTTTCACAATCGCTCGGCCACCACATTGCAAATGATGCGATCCGCGATTGGGTGTTCGACAAGGAGGATGTCGAGTTCGAGTCCGGCCCATACGACGTCAACGTCGTCGGCGACTACAACATTGGCGGCGATGCCTGGGCTTCGCGAATCCTGCTCGAGGAGATTGGGCTTCGTGTGGTCGGCAACTGGTCGGGCGACGCCACGCTCGCCGAGATAGAACGCGCGCCCAAGGCCAAGCTCAACCTGATCCACTGCTACCGGTCGATGAACTACATTTGCCGGCACATGGAGGAAAAGTACGGCATCGCCTGGATGGAATACAATTTCTTCGGCCCCTCCCAGATCGAGGCCTCCCTGCGCAACATCGCCAAGCATTTCGGCCCGGAAATCGAGGAGAACACCGAAAAGGTCATCGCCAAGTACCGGCCCTTGGTCGATGCCGTCATCGCCAAGTACCGACCGCGCCTCGAAGGCTGCACGGTGATGCTCTATGTCGGCGGCCTGCGCCCCCGTCACGTCATCACTGCCTACGAGGACCTCGGTATGGTGATCGTTGGCACCGGCTACGAGTTCGCCCACAACGACGACTATCAGCGCACCGGCCATTACGTGAAGAATGGCACGCTCGTCTATGACGACGTCACGAGTTTTGAACTGGAGAAGTTCATCGAAGGCATCCGCCCTGATCTCGTTGGCTCCGGTATCAAGGAGAAGTACCCGGTGCAGAAGATGGGCATCCCGTTCCGCCAGATGCACTCCTGGGACTATTCCGGCCCGTATCACGGCTATGACGGCTTCGCCATTTTCGCCCGCGACATGGATCTGGCCATCAACAACCCTGTCTGGGGTCTCTACCGCGCGCCGTGGAAGAAGATGAAGGACGAGCCGCTGAGGGCAGTCGCCGCCGAATGA
- a CDS encoding universal stress protein translates to MNKRLRQIDRFAQDAVRLENRSRDIKKLLESMSLAYDVDTDYYDPASLGEVVRQRAICADLTITGPGLLNDENLGPPVVNGCLFDTGKPMLVVPNGAKATLWPRRVLVGWDSRVEASRAVREALGLLCVAEEVRVALVDPKANYNGNGAEPGADIAGYLTRHGARVSVDLLPSAGKSAATVLAQHATDISADMIVMGAYGSRGLRERLFGGVTRWIFDKPTLPLFLAR, encoded by the coding sequence TTGAACAAACGGTTGCGGCAAATCGATCGATTTGCACAGGACGCGGTCAGGCTGGAAAATCGCTCCAGAGATATCAAGAAACTGCTGGAATCTATGTCGCTCGCCTACGACGTTGACACCGACTATTACGACCCGGCGAGCCTCGGTGAAGTGGTACGACAGCGGGCGATCTGCGCCGACCTCACGATCACCGGACCGGGGCTCCTCAACGACGAGAATCTCGGACCTCCTGTGGTCAACGGCTGTTTGTTCGACACGGGAAAGCCGATGCTCGTTGTGCCGAACGGGGCCAAGGCGACGCTGTGGCCACGGCGCGTCCTGGTCGGTTGGGATTCGCGAGTCGAGGCGTCCCGTGCGGTTCGCGAAGCGCTGGGGCTGCTATGCGTTGCTGAGGAAGTTCGTGTCGCCCTGGTCGATCCGAAGGCCAACTACAACGGGAACGGGGCGGAGCCCGGAGCCGACATCGCTGGCTATCTCACTCGGCACGGTGCTCGGGTGTCGGTTGACCTACTGCCAAGCGCCGGCAAATCGGCGGCCACGGTGCTTGCACAGCACGCAACCGACATTTCTGCCGACATGATAGTCATGGGCGCCTATGGCAGCCGTGGGCTGCGTGAGCGGCTCTTTGGCGGTGTGACCAGATGGATCTTTGATAAGCCGACATTGCCGCTGTTTTTGGCTCGATGA
- a CDS encoding SidA/IucD/PvdA family monooxygenase, whose product MHEQIGQRALFLDRQVDFRWHPGSAFDCSELQVSHFKDLVTLVNPRSAYTFVNYLHENGRLYHFLNAQFEAVLRAEFEQYLNWAFHRNPLVRGGETVREIRFDGEFRVRTDKAVLGARNLVVGIGKQAHIPPQFQGWAGRNLFHSSQLLHIHPEVHNSHVCVVGGGQSGAEVLLHLVGLPKGRRPVSITWVSQRENYLPIDNSPFTNELFMPCFSDRFAAMSESQRKLFLRRFVLASDGVSESTLRAIYQALYRHAFLEPNRCEITLRPGCTVSHCINAGKGHRLTLQHGMEEVEEVTADIVILATGYENAVPGFLEPIANRLEKIDNELAIREDFSVCWDGPRDSRIFVQNASLGQRGLADPNLSLLAWRARRILDSLLGRAPRANPEHPGFIRPTSVECWSDTVAEEMGSGI is encoded by the coding sequence ATGCACGAGCAAATTGGGCAACGGGCACTGTTCCTGGATCGGCAAGTCGACTTCCGCTGGCACCCAGGCAGCGCATTCGATTGCTCGGAGCTCCAGGTCAGCCACTTCAAGGATTTGGTCACGCTGGTGAACCCGCGATCAGCCTACACTTTCGTGAACTACCTGCATGAGAACGGGCGTCTGTACCACTTCCTGAATGCACAGTTCGAAGCGGTGCTCAGAGCTGAGTTCGAGCAATACCTGAACTGGGCCTTCCACAGGAACCCGCTTGTCCGCGGCGGCGAGACGGTGCGCGAAATCCGCTTTGACGGTGAGTTTCGGGTGCGCACCGACAAGGCGGTTCTCGGCGCCAGAAACCTGGTGGTTGGTATTGGCAAGCAGGCGCATATTCCGCCTCAGTTTCAAGGCTGGGCTGGCCGCAACCTTTTTCACTCATCTCAATTGCTGCACATTCATCCTGAGGTGCACAATAGCCATGTCTGCGTGGTCGGCGGCGGACAGTCCGGAGCCGAGGTGCTGTTGCACCTTGTTGGCCTGCCAAAAGGACGGCGGCCTGTCTCGATAACCTGGGTATCACAGCGGGAAAACTACCTTCCTATCGACAACAGCCCGTTCACAAACGAGTTGTTCATGCCCTGCTTTTCGGATCGTTTCGCGGCAATGAGCGAGTCGCAGCGCAAGCTGTTCTTGCGGCGCTTCGTGCTTGCTTCGGACGGCGTTTCGGAAAGCACGTTGCGCGCGATCTACCAGGCGCTATATCGCCACGCATTTCTAGAGCCAAACCGATGCGAAATCACACTGCGGCCGGGCTGCACTGTCTCGCACTGCATCAACGCCGGCAAGGGCCACAGACTCACCCTGCAGCATGGCATGGAGGAGGTTGAAGAAGTCACGGCCGACATCGTCATCCTGGCCACCGGTTACGAGAACGCGGTGCCAGGCTTCTTGGAACCGATCGCGAACCGGCTTGAAAAGATCGACAACGAATTGGCTATTCGCGAAGATTTTTCAGTGTGCTGGGACGGACCGCGTGACAGCCGCATCTTCGTACAGAATGCGAGCCTAGGACAGCGTGGGCTGGCTGACCCGAATCTAAGCCTGCTGGCCTGGCGAGCGCGTCGCATCCTCGACAGCCTTCTGGGGCGCGCGCCGCGTGCCAACCCTGAGCATCCCGGCTTCATTCGCCCTACCTCAGTCGAGTGCTGGTCCGACACCGTCGCAGAAGAAATGGGCAGCGGGATATGA
- the nifH gene encoding nitrogenase iron protein: protein MSGLRQIAFYGKGGIGKSTTSQNTLAALVDLGQRILIVGCDPKADSTRLILNAKAQDTVLHLAAQEGSVEDLELQDVLKIGYKDIKCVESGGPEPGVGCAGRGVITSINFLEENGAYDNVDYVSYDVLGDVVCGGFAMPIRENKAQEIYIVMSGEMMALYAANNIAKGILKYAHSGGVRLGGLICNERQTDRELDLSEALAARLNSKLIHFVPRDNIVQHAELRKQAGEYRALAEKIHVNSGQGTIPTPITMEELEDMLLDFGIMKTDEQMLAELQAKEAKLAVAQ from the coding sequence ATGTCAGGTCTGCGTCAGATCGCATTCTACGGAAAGGGAGGCATCGGCAAATCCACCACCTCTCAAAATACGCTCGCTGCCCTGGTCGACCTCGGACAGAGAATCCTCATCGTCGGCTGCGACCCGAAAGCCGATTCCACCCGCCTGATCCTGAACGCAAAGGCGCAGGATACGGTTCTGCATCTCGCCGCCCAGGAAGGTTCTGTGGAAGACCTTGAACTCCAGGACGTGCTCAAGATCGGCTACAAAGACATCAAGTGCGTGGAGTCCGGCGGCCCCGAGCCGGGTGTCGGCTGCGCCGGCCGCGGCGTCATCACCTCGATCAACTTCCTCGAGGAGAACGGCGCCTATGACAATGTCGACTACGTCTCCTACGACGTGCTGGGCGACGTGGTGTGCGGCGGCTTCGCGATGCCGATTCGCGAAAACAAGGCCCAGGAAATCTACATCGTCATGTCCGGCGAGATGATGGCGCTCTATGCCGCCAACAACATCGCCAAGGGTATCCTGAAATACGCCCATTCGGGCGGCGTGCGGCTTGGCGGGCTGATCTGCAACGAGCGCCAGACCGACCGCGAGCTCGACCTCTCCGAGGCGCTGGCCGCAAGGCTCAATTCCAAGCTCATCCACTTCGTGCCGCGCGACAACATCGTCCAGCACGCCGAACTGAGGAAACAGGCAGGGGAGTACCGCGCATTGGCCGAGAAGATCCATGTCAATTCGGGCCAGGGCACCATCCCGACCCCAATCACTATGGAGGAGCTCGAGGACATGCTGCTCGACTTCGGCATCATGAAGACAGACGAGCAAATGCTTGCCGAGCTTCAAGCCAAGGAAGCGAAATTGGCCGTCGCTCAGTAA
- the nifN gene encoding nitrogenase iron-molybdenum cofactor biosynthesis protein NifN, producing MARILRNTKSAAVNPLKSSQPLGAAFAFLGVDGAMPLFHGSQGCTSFALVLFVRHFKEAIPLQTTAMDEVATILGGADHLDEAILNLKIRTKPKLIGVCTTALVETRGEDCASDIANVKLKHVEELAGTEVVLANTPDFDGAIEEGWAKAVAAMIEGITRSGARTRQPKKIAILPGCNLTVADVEHLRDMVESFGLKPIILPDVSGSLDGTVPDRWVTTTYGGTSVEEIRELGTAAQCIVIGEHMRHPAKMLHGLTGVPYVVLQSLTGLKAVDRFVSVLSAVSGAAVPTRVRRRRAQLQDALLDGHFHFGGKKIAIAAEPDQLYQLATFFAGMGSKIAAAVTTTDMSKILEKVPAEWVQIGDLGDLEALAEGADLLVTHSHGRQASQRLGIPLMRVGFPIFDRLGSQHKLTILYEGTRDLIFEVANIFQANQHAPTPEALDPFRKREMPDELRPSPLTRH from the coding sequence ATGGCCCGCATCCTTCGCAATACCAAATCAGCGGCGGTCAACCCGCTGAAGTCGTCACAGCCGCTGGGTGCCGCCTTCGCTTTTCTTGGAGTCGACGGTGCGATGCCCCTGTTCCACGGCAGCCAAGGCTGCACCAGCTTCGCGCTCGTGCTCTTCGTGCGGCATTTCAAGGAAGCGATCCCCTTGCAGACAACGGCGATGGACGAGGTGGCAACCATACTCGGCGGAGCGGACCATCTGGACGAGGCGATCCTCAACCTCAAAATTCGCACTAAGCCAAAGCTGATAGGAGTTTGCACGACCGCGCTGGTCGAGACCCGTGGCGAAGATTGCGCGAGTGATATCGCCAACGTCAAGCTGAAGCACGTGGAAGAGCTCGCGGGGACGGAGGTCGTGCTGGCCAACACGCCTGATTTTGACGGCGCGATCGAAGAAGGCTGGGCCAAGGCTGTCGCGGCGATGATCGAAGGGATTACACGGTCGGGCGCACGGACCAGGCAACCGAAGAAGATCGCAATCCTGCCCGGATGCAACCTCACTGTCGCTGACGTCGAGCATTTGCGTGACATGGTTGAAAGTTTTGGCCTCAAGCCGATCATCCTGCCGGACGTCTCCGGCTCGCTCGACGGTACGGTCCCTGACCGCTGGGTAACGACTACCTATGGCGGCACCAGCGTTGAAGAAATCCGCGAGCTTGGCACAGCCGCGCAATGCATCGTCATCGGCGAGCACATGCGCCACCCGGCGAAAATGCTGCACGGGTTGACCGGCGTGCCTTACGTGGTGTTGCAGTCGCTGACCGGATTGAAGGCTGTCGACCGGTTCGTCTCGGTGCTGTCGGCGGTTTCGGGCGCGGCGGTGCCGACCCGGGTGCGCCGTCGCCGGGCGCAATTGCAGGATGCTTTGCTCGACGGACATTTTCATTTCGGAGGCAAGAAAATTGCGATCGCTGCCGAACCAGACCAACTCTATCAGCTCGCAACCTTCTTCGCTGGCATGGGCTCCAAAATCGCTGCGGCGGTCACGACGACCGATATGTCGAAGATTCTGGAAAAGGTACCGGCGGAGTGGGTTCAGATCGGCGATCTCGGCGATTTGGAAGCTCTTGCCGAGGGCGCGGATCTTCTCGTTACTCACTCCCACGGTCGCCAGGCTTCGCAACGCCTTGGCATTCCGCTCATGCGCGTCGGCTTCCCGATCTTCGACCGGCTCGGCAGCCAGCACAAGCTCACAATCCTCTATGAGGGGACCCGCGACCTGATCTTCGAGGTTGCCAACATCTTCCAGGCCAATCAGCACGCGCCGACGCCTGAGGCGCTTGATCCATTCCGGAAACGAGAAATGCCAGATGAGCTCCGTCCGTCGCCTCTCACTCGTCACTGA
- the nifE gene encoding nitrogenase iron-molybdenum cofactor biosynthesis protein NifE, translated as MTSLSAKIQDVFDEPACDKNRGKDAKARKEGCSKPLTPGAAAGGCAFDGAKIVLQPITDVAHLVHAPLACEGNSWDNRGAASSGPTLWRTSFTTDLTELDVVMGQGERKLFKAIRQIKETYAPPAVFVYSTCVTALIGEDIDAVCKRAAEKFGLAVVPINAPGLAGSKNLGNKLAAEALLDHVIGTVEPDDDGPYDINILGEFNLSGEFWLVKPLLDRLGIRVRACIPGDARYIDVASAHRARAAMMVCSSALINLARKMEERWDIPFFEGSFYGITDTSEALRNLAELLVRRGADAEIIDRTDTLIAEQEAIAWKKLKAYRRRLQGKRVLLNTGGVKSWSVVHALMEIGMEIVGTSVKKSTVEDKERIKRILKDENHVFEQMAARDLYAMLSEGKADIMLSGGRTQFIALKAKTPWLDINQERQHPYAGYDGMVELVRQIDLAIHNPIWGQVREPAPWDCQPAVKDDLASTKNGTGTVNALDEFAGATAQRSGER; from the coding sequence ATGACCTCGCTCAGTGCCAAGATCCAGGATGTTTTCGACGAGCCCGCCTGCGATAAAAACCGCGGCAAGGATGCCAAGGCGCGCAAGGAGGGCTGCTCGAAGCCGCTGACCCCCGGGGCGGCCGCCGGCGGCTGCGCCTTTGACGGCGCCAAGATCGTCCTGCAGCCGATCACCGACGTTGCGCACCTGGTCCATGCACCCCTCGCCTGTGAGGGCAATTCCTGGGACAACAGAGGCGCAGCTTCGTCTGGGCCAACCCTGTGGCGGACAAGCTTCACGACCGACCTTACCGAACTCGACGTCGTGATGGGGCAGGGCGAGCGGAAGCTGTTCAAAGCGATCCGCCAGATCAAGGAAACATATGCGCCGCCGGCAGTCTTCGTCTATTCGACTTGCGTGACGGCGCTGATCGGCGAAGACATTGATGCCGTGTGCAAACGCGCGGCCGAAAAATTCGGCTTGGCCGTGGTGCCGATCAATGCGCCTGGCTTGGCCGGCTCCAAGAACCTCGGCAACAAACTCGCCGCCGAAGCGCTGCTCGATCATGTCATCGGCACGGTGGAACCAGACGACGACGGGCCCTACGACATAAACATCCTCGGCGAATTCAACCTCTCCGGCGAATTTTGGCTGGTGAAGCCGCTGCTTGATCGGCTCGGCATCCGAGTGCGCGCCTGCATTCCGGGCGATGCGCGTTACATCGACGTTGCATCCGCTCACCGCGCCCGGGCGGCTATGATGGTGTGCTCGAGCGCACTCATCAATCTGGCCCGCAAGATGGAGGAGCGCTGGGACATCCCGTTCTTCGAGGGCTCCTTCTACGGCATAACCGATACGTCGGAAGCACTTCGCAACCTTGCTGAGCTGCTGGTGAGGAGGGGCGCCGATGCGGAGATTATCGATCGCACAGACACGCTGATTGCTGAGCAGGAGGCGATTGCGTGGAAGAAGCTCAAGGCCTACCGCCGGCGGCTGCAAGGCAAGCGCGTGCTGCTCAACACAGGAGGTGTGAAGTCCTGGTCAGTCGTCCACGCCCTGATGGAGATCGGCATGGAGATCGTCGGCACCTCGGTCAAGAAATCCACCGTCGAAGACAAGGAACGGATCAAACGCATCCTCAAGGACGAAAACCACGTATTCGAGCAGATGGCGGCGCGCGATCTTTACGCCATGCTCTCAGAAGGCAAGGCCGACATCATGTTGTCGGGCGGGCGCACGCAATTCATCGCCCTGAAGGCCAAGACACCCTGGCTCGATATCAACCAGGAGCGACAACATCCTTATGCCGGCTATGACGGCATGGTGGAACTTGTACGGCAGATCGACCTCGCCATTCACAACCCGATCTGGGGCCAGGTGCGGGAGCCGGCGCCGTGGGATTGCCAGCCTGCCGTGAAGGACGATCTGGCGAGCACGAAGAACGGAACTGGGACTGTGAACGCTCTCGATGAATTCGCCGGCGCGACGGCTCAGCGCTCAGGCGAGCGTTGA
- the nifK gene encoding nitrogenase molybdenum-iron protein subunit beta — MPQSAEKVLDHAPLFREPEYRQMLAEKKLNFECPHPDQIVTDQREFTKTWEYREKNLAREALVINPAKACQPLGAVFAAAGFERTMSFVHGSQGCVAYYRSHLSRHFKEPSSAVSSSMTEDAAVFGGLKNMVDGLANTYKLYDPKMIAVSTTCMAEVIGDDLRSFIENAKNEGSVPSDFDVPFAHTPAFVGSHVDGYDGMVKGVLEHFWKGSERAQAAGAINIIPGFDGFCVGNNRELKRLLDLMAVTYTFIQDASDQFDTPSDGEYRMYDGGTKIEDVKGALNAEATLSLQHYNTRKTLEYCNEVGQATASFHYPLGVQATDEFLMKVSAISGKEIPETIRMERGRLVDAMADSQSWLHGKKYAIYGDPDFVYAMARFVMETGGEPTHCLATNGTSAWQAEIKELLASSSFGQDAQVWAGKDLWAMRSLLFTEPVDLLIGNSYGKYLERDTGTPLIRLTFPIFDRHHHHRFALMGYQGGLRVLTTILDKIFDKLDRESSETGVTDYSYDLTR; from the coding sequence ATGCCGCAATCGGCCGAAAAAGTTCTCGACCATGCTCCCCTGTTCCGCGAGCCTGAATACAGACAAATGCTTGCCGAGAAGAAACTGAATTTCGAGTGTCCGCACCCTGATCAGATCGTCACCGACCAACGCGAATTCACCAAGACTTGGGAATACCGCGAAAAGAACCTCGCTCGCGAGGCGCTTGTCATAAACCCCGCCAAGGCCTGCCAGCCGCTCGGCGCGGTGTTCGCGGCCGCGGGCTTCGAGCGGACCATGTCTTTCGTCCACGGTAGCCAGGGCTGCGTTGCCTACTACCGCTCGCATCTGTCGCGACATTTCAAGGAGCCTTCGTCAGCGGTTTCCTCCTCGATGACCGAGGACGCGGCAGTGTTTGGCGGCCTGAAGAACATGGTCGACGGGCTCGCCAATACCTACAAGCTCTACGACCCCAAGATGATCGCCGTCTCGACCACCTGCATGGCCGAAGTCATCGGCGACGACCTGCGTAGCTTCATCGAGAACGCCAAGAACGAAGGCTCGGTCCCGAGCGACTTCGACGTGCCTTTCGCTCATACGCCTGCCTTCGTCGGCAGCCATGTCGATGGCTATGACGGCATGGTGAAGGGCGTGCTGGAGCATTTCTGGAAGGGCAGCGAGCGCGCGCAAGCCGCTGGGGCCATCAACATCATTCCAGGATTCGACGGATTCTGCGTCGGCAACAACCGGGAACTCAAGCGCCTCCTCGACCTGATGGCTGTCACCTATACCTTCATTCAGGACGCCTCAGACCAGTTCGACACGCCGTCGGACGGCGAATACCGCATGTATGACGGAGGCACAAAGATCGAAGACGTGAAAGGGGCACTCAATGCGGAGGCGACACTGTCGCTGCAGCACTACAACACCCGCAAGACGCTGGAATATTGCAATGAGGTCGGGCAAGCGACGGCATCCTTCCACTATCCGCTAGGTGTCCAGGCGACCGACGAGTTCCTGATGAAGGTCTCAGCCATTTCCGGCAAGGAGATCCCCGAGACAATCCGGATGGAGCGCGGCCGACTGGTTGACGCCATGGCGGACAGCCAATCATGGCTGCACGGCAAGAAATACGCAATCTACGGCGATCCGGACTTCGTCTACGCCATGGCCCGCTTTGTCATGGAAACTGGTGGCGAGCCGACCCACTGCCTCGCGACCAACGGCACCAGTGCCTGGCAAGCCGAGATCAAGGAGCTGCTCGCCTCCTCGTCCTTCGGCCAGGATGCCCAGGTCTGGGCGGGCAAAGATCTCTGGGCAATGCGCTCGCTGCTCTTTACAGAGCCGGTCGACCTGCTGATAGGCAATTCCTATGGCAAGTATCTGGAGCGCGATACCGGCACGCCGTTGATCCGGCTGACGTTTCCAATCTTCGACCGACACCATCACCATCGCTTTGCGCTGATGGGCTACCAGGGCGGTTTACGCGTGCTGACGACGATCCTCGACAAGATATTCGACAAGCTCGATCGCGAGTCGAGCGAGACTGGCGTGACGGATTATTCCTATGACCTCACCCGCTAA
- a CDS encoding NifX-associated nitrogen fixation protein — protein sequence MFEVAISPAVNDDEAALASPFVKCLVRLIRAQDSHGSWDGKVDAELLADFIVSKEQRRAIPIIGDPDPDVLWRLDKFYTAVALAIEERSSLMASPMIEMSHEGFGRVLFTAGRLVVLSKTLRDVHRFGFETFCKLAAAGTKLVDDAIAAIDAYPEVARA from the coding sequence ATGTTTGAAGTCGCGATCAGCCCTGCTGTCAACGACGACGAGGCGGCCCTTGCCAGCCCGTTCGTCAAATGCCTCGTGCGACTGATCCGTGCTCAGGATTCCCACGGATCCTGGGACGGTAAAGTGGACGCCGAGCTGCTGGCCGACTTCATAGTCAGCAAGGAACAGCGCCGTGCGATTCCAATCATTGGCGATCCCGATCCGGACGTGCTGTGGAGACTCGACAAGTTTTACACTGCCGTCGCCCTTGCGATCGAGGAGCGCTCCAGCCTGATGGCATCGCCGATGATCGAAATGAGCCATGAGGGCTTCGGGCGCGTGCTTTTCACCGCCGGGCGGCTGGTCGTTCTGTCCAAGACGCTGCGCGACGTCCATCGGTTCGGCTTCGAGACGTTCTGCAAACTCGCCGCGGCCGGTACGAAACTGGTCGACGATGCGATCGCAGCCATCGACGCCTATCCCGAGGTGGCACGGGCATGA
- the nifX gene encoding nitrogen fixation protein NifX has product MSSVRRLSLVTDEIRVPMPERRAGALRVAIATHDMKDLNAHFGSARRFAVYDVTREEWHLVEAVAFDDVSDESGKRRTEGDDRITPKVEALKGCHLLFCLAIGGPSAAKVVSAKIHPIKVPQPQTIQEVLLRTQMMLRTCPPPWLRKVLADAGVAEKKPSFEDED; this is encoded by the coding sequence ATGAGCTCCGTCCGTCGCCTCTCACTCGTCACTGACGAGATTCGCGTACCGATGCCTGAACGACGAGCAGGTGCATTGCGCGTAGCAATCGCCACGCATGACATGAAGGATCTCAATGCCCATTTCGGGTCGGCCAGGCGCTTTGCTGTCTACGACGTGACGCGCGAGGAGTGGCATCTCGTGGAAGCCGTGGCCTTCGATGACGTTTCCGATGAGAGCGGGAAGCGTCGGACCGAGGGCGATGACCGCATCACGCCGAAGGTGGAGGCGCTGAAGGGCTGCCATCTGCTGTTTTGTCTGGCCATCGGCGGGCCTTCGGCAGCCAAGGTTGTTTCTGCCAAAATCCATCCGATCAAGGTGCCGCAGCCACAAACGATCCAAGAAGTGCTGTTGCGCACGCAGATGATGCTGAGGACATGTCCTCCGCCCTGGCTGCGCAAGGTGCTGGCCGACGCTGGTGTCGCCGAAAAGAAACCCTCCTTCGAGGACGAGGACTGA
- a CDS encoding response regulator transcription factor, with translation MSGLEEPRRPAEAEAFEANLVLGVALMKPRVLICSLDAEFYLFLSHILEVDGFVSEPAGGAKEALAKADEREVQAVVLDCGPTSLTGSAICARLKREPRTVGLPVIALIAPGAENQHLDLLKAGIDESFVRPMAPAKLLDCLRSKLGLAKPGSNEVENGSWLSFGNVTMNLDARRVCGNGHDIHLGPIEFNLLRHLLETPGKVFSRDEMIGAAWPANIHVGERTVDVHISRLRRALETASTDIVIRTVRSSGYSLEKLDG, from the coding sequence ATGTCAGGCCTTGAGGAGCCGCGACGGCCAGCCGAAGCCGAGGCGTTCGAGGCCAATTTGGTTCTCGGGGTAGCGCTGATGAAGCCACGCGTCCTGATCTGTTCGCTAGATGCAGAGTTCTACCTGTTCCTCAGCCACATACTGGAGGTGGACGGCTTCGTCAGTGAGCCGGCCGGCGGCGCCAAGGAGGCACTTGCAAAGGCCGACGAACGGGAGGTCCAGGCGGTCGTGCTGGACTGCGGTCCAACGAGCCTTACCGGGTCCGCAATCTGCGCCCGGCTCAAACGGGAGCCCCGGACCGTCGGCCTGCCCGTTATTGCCTTGATCGCGCCCGGTGCCGAGAACCAGCACCTCGATCTGTTGAAAGCCGGCATTGACGAGAGCTTTGTGCGACCAATGGCCCCGGCCAAGTTGCTCGACTGTTTGCGGTCGAAGCTGGGGTTGGCGAAGCCGGGTTCAAACGAGGTTGAAAACGGCAGCTGGCTCTCTTTTGGCAACGTTACGATGAATCTCGATGCCCGCCGGGTTTGCGGCAATGGCCATGACATTCATCTCGGACCGATCGAGTTCAACTTGCTGCGGCATTTGCTCGAGACTCCCGGCAAGGTCTTCAGCCGGGACGAGATGATCGGCGCGGCCTGGCCGGCCAATATCCATGTCGGTGAACGCACAGTCGATGTCCACATCAGTCGGCTCAGAAGGGCGCTGGAGACGGCCTCGACCGATATCGTCATCCGTACCGTGAGGTCGTCCGGCTACTCGCTCGAGAAGCTGGACGGCTGA